The window GGAGCGCCGGCAGGAAGACGAGCGTGAGGAGCAGGTTGACGACCGGGCCGGCGAGCGCGATGTGGCCGTGCTCCTTCGGGGTCAGCCGGCCGCGGTGGTGGACCGCCCCGGGCGCGGCGAAGATGAAGCCGAGGAGCGAGCTCATCACGGCGAGGAACAGCATGCTGTTGTCGGCCCGGAACTCCGCCACCTGGTCGTAGTGGACCGCGACGACCTTGTGGGCGATCTCGTGGAGGAGGAACGCGACGCCCGCGGTGAGCAGGCCGACGAGCAGCGGCGGGACCACCCCCGCCGCGAGCAGCCGGTCGAAGCCGGCGGTGCCGTTGACGAAGAAGAACGTGAACGCGACGCCGAGCGCGAGCCACGCGACGAGCAGGTCCCGCAGCTCCGTGCCGCTGAAGTAGAGCCCGGCGATCCGGCGCCCTTGGAAGGTCGAGCTCACGCTCGCCCCCCGGTCGCGGCTCGGTTCACGCGCCACCCCCGCCCAGGAGGGTATTCCGAACGAGCTCCGCGCCGGCGTACGCGCCGTCGACCAGCAGGCGGCCCACCTCGTCGACGCCGCCGACCTCGGCGCCGAACATCGCGGGGATCACGTAGACGGCGAACAGGAAGCTCGCGACGATGCTGCCGACGTTCGTCATCGCGACGACGACGATGAGCTTGAACAGCGGCACGTCGAGCATCGACGAGACCAGATCCGAGGGCGACAGCGTCTCGTCCGAGAGGAGGTCGTTGAGCGTCCCGATGTCGCCGACGTTCACGGTGAGGTGCCGGAGCTCGACGTACCCGGTGAACCAGCCGGGCGCGAGCATCGGGTTGATCGAGGTCATCCACGCGACCGCGCCGCCGACGCCGGCCGAGATCCACCGCGCGCCGGCCACCTTCGCGAAGCCGAAGGCGAATATCCCGTTGATGAGGAACCACGCGCCGAACAGCCGGAAGAGGAAGGCGTTCTCGACGCCCGCCAGCGCCAAGAGGACGAAGAAGCCGACGAAGCCGACGGTGATCGCGTACCCGATCGCCTTCTTCCACGGCAGCCTGCTCCCGCCGCGCTCGCGGCCGACGAGCCCCTCCATCGGCGGGAGCGTCTCGGGGTTCGCGAGGTACCCCTCGATCCCCGCCTGGTGGCCCGCGCCGACGACGGCGACGACGTCCTTACCCGCGTCGCGGAGCGCGACGAGGCGGTGGGCGATGAACGCGTCGCGCTCGTCGATGAGCGCCTCGGCGCCGCCCGGCGAGAACTGGCGGAACTCCTCCATCATCATCGTCACCACGTCGGTGTCGGTGAGCTCCTCGACGTCGAGCTCCTCGAGACCGCCGTGGTCCGGCTCATCGTCGCGGCCGGTCAGTCCGAGCAGCGTCGCCACGACCACGCCGAGCGTCAGCCCGAGTGCGATCCCGAGGCCGAGGCTGCCGATCGCCGTCACGGCGAGGCCGCCGAGGTACGTCGAGACGAGCCCGTTCGCGACGCCGGAGGCCGCCGCGGCGATCCCGGCGCCCGCGCCGAGCCCGGCCGCCGCGTAGAGCCGGCCGTCCGGCGAGAGCGCCGCCTTCCCGACCTGATCGACGGCGATCCCGACGGCGACGGCGGCGAGTACACCGCCCGTCACGCTCGTCAGCAGCGCGTCGGTTATCCCGAGCGCGCCGCCGAACAGGCCGATCGCCGGCCCCGCGAGGATCCCGGCGAACAGCCCCGCGAGGACCCCGACGATCCGCGAGTCGGTGACGCCGAACGCGAGCCCGCCGACCATCCGGAGCTTCTCCGTAATCGTCATCCGGGCCCAGAAGCGCTGGATCGTCGTCTGGATGTCTCGGTCGACGAGGGCGACGTCGATGCCGAGCCCCTCGGCGACGTCGATGGCCGCGCGCATGTCCGCGCCCGGCTCGATGTCGAAGCGGTCGCCGAGCTGCGTCTGGACGTACGAGAGCATCCAGTACGCGAGGAACTGGAACACCGTGTTCCCGCGCAGGAGGTCGCCCGCGTCGAGGTCGTCCGGGGTCTCGCCCTGCAGCTGGCGGTACCGGCCCTCGTCGAGCTCGACCGCGACGACGTCGGGGCGCTCGCGCTCGATCGCCTCCTCGACCCGGTCGACCGAGTGTTCGGAGACGTGGGCGGTACCGACGACCGTCACGGAGCCGTCCTCGACCCCGTCGGCCGTCACGGGGTCACCCTCGGCCTCGTCGCCTGTCTCGGAGGGCGGCACGGGGCCGGACGCCCCGGAGTCGCTCGCCGTCGGGGGCGCGGACGCACCGTCGGAGCCCCCTGGCGTCTCTGTCATTACCGGGACGTACCTCCTCGCCGCGTTTAGGGTTTGTGAGTCGATACCGGGCCGGCGGGGTCGTTATCGATCCAACAAATTTGTATCCTCACAGCGCGGAGGGCCGATCATGTCGCGGCTGTTGCCCTCCCTGCCCGACGCGACTCCCGAGGACCGGGAGCCGCGGGTCGTGGGCGTCGACGACGAGGACGCGGACGACCTCATCGCCGCCCTCGGCTCCGAGACCGCCCGCGAGATCCTCACGTGTCTCCACGACGAGCCGGCGACCAAGTCGGAGCTCGCCGCCGAGGTCGACACCTCTCTCCAGAACGTGCAGTACCACCTCTCGAAGCTCGACGGCGCCGACCTCGTCGACGTCGTCGACACGACCTACTCCGAGAAGGGCCGCGAGATGGACGTGTACGCGGCCGCCGACGAGCCGCTCGTGCTGTTCGCCGGCGGCGCCGAGGAGTCGGCCGGGATCAAAAGCGCGCTGATGCGGCTGCTCGGCGGGTACGCGCTCATCGGGCTCGCGGCCGCCGCCGCCCAGCGCGTCCTCTCGGTGGCGGACCCGACGGCGCGCGTGACGACCACGACCGGGGGCGGGGACGCGGGCGTCGCCACCGAGGACGCCGCGGCCGACGGCGGATCGACCGGGGCCGCCGCCGACGGGGGCGACGCGGCGATCGACGGGACGGTCGAGTACGTCGTCGACCCCATCGCCGAGTACGCCGTCTCGGCGCTCGAGCCCGGCGTCGTCTTCTTCCTCGGCGCGGCGCTCGTGTTCACCCTCGCGTGGGCGTACTGGTACCGGACGAGCGGGGCGTGACCGGACCGGCACGGCGCGCCCGGACCGGGGCTCGCCGTCGCCCGTGGGACAGCTATTCATGCCGCCGCCGCCACGATCCGGTATGGAACACGAAGCCGAGGTCGTCGGGGTCGGAGCGGGCTCCGCGCCGGGCGGCGACGTCCCGGCCGTCATCCTCTCCGCGCGGGGCGAGTACGTCCCGATCTTCGTCAGCGCCGACCAGGCGCAGTCGATCGGATTGGCGTTGGAGGGCGAGCCGTTCGACCGGCCGCTGACACACGACCTGCTGGTCGACATCCTCACCGAGTTCGGGGGCGCGATCGACCGGGTCCGGGTCGACGACCTCCGCGACGGCACCTTCTACGCGAAGGTCGACGCGGAGCGGTACGAGGACGGCGAGCCCGAGCGGTTCGTCTTCGACGCGCGCCCCTCCGACGCGCTCGCGCTGGCCGTCCGGGTCGACTGCCCCGTCGTCGTCTCCGACGAGGTGGTCGACGAGGCGGGGCGATCCCCGGACTCCGTCCGCTTCGACGACGGGCCTCCGGACGAGTCCTGACGGCGAGGCGACTCGGACGGCGCGGGACCCGCGTACCGCCGGGCGGAGAGCCGGAGATTCAAGTCGCGCGCCCGCGCACCGCCGGTATGGACGAGACGGCGACCGTCGCGGAGTCGTACACGGAGATGACAGAGATGCTGTTGCCGAACGACACGAACAACCTCGGGCGAGCGCTCGGGGGCGCCGTCCTCCACTGGATGGACATCTGCGGCGCGATCGCCGGGATGCGCTTCTCGAACCGACAGGTGGTCACCGCCTCGATGGACCACGTCGACTTCATCGCGCCCATCGAGATGGGCGAGGTCGCCGTGATCGAGGGATACGTGTTCAACGTCGGCCGGACGAGCCTCGACGTGAAGGTCGACGTGCGCGCGGAGAACCCGCGGACCGACGAGCAGCGCCGCACGACCACCTCCTACTTCACGTTCGTCGCGCTCGACGACGAGGGGTCCCCCGCGAGCGTGCCGGAGCTGATCTGTCCGACGCCGGAGGAGGAGGCCCTGCGCGACGAGGCGATCGAGGGGCGGCGCGAGCAGCTCACGGACATCGTCGAGCGCTACGATATATAAATAGACGGCCGGCAGTGTATAAACGAACGATCGCTGCGACGGCCGTTACTCCCCGGCGACGACGTCGACGCGCGCGCCGCTCTCCGCGGCGTCGCCCTCGCCGGTAACGTCCCCGTCGGGCGCGTCGCTCCCGCCGAGCACCCCGACCGCCGCCACGTGCGCCTCTCTGATTCGCGCGGCGAACGCGTCGAGGGAGTCTCCTTCGGCGCCGGCCAGGTGGCTCGGGCAGTCGCAGTCGGACGCGCCGAACCCGTCGACCGGGCCCGCGGGGAGGCGGTCGGCGACGGCGCACTCGACGTCGGCGCCGACGCTCCGGACGACGCGGTCGATCCGGGCCGCCGGGTGGCCGAGCAGGTGGTCGACGTGCCAGTGGCGGACGTCGTGGTCGCCGCGGGCGATCCGGCGGTGACGGTCGACGCGCGAGAACCCGCCGGCGCCGAGCGCGCTCCCGGTGTACGCGTAGGCGCCGGCGTCGAAGCGGCGCTCGCCGAGCGCGCCGACCTCGATCCCGGCTGGGGCCGCGACCTCGACGAGGAGAGTGTAGGTACCGCCCTCGTCGGGATCGGGCGACCCGGCCCCGCTCACGGCAGCGCCTCCGGCGGGTCGCTCGCGGCCGGGCGGAGGTCGTCGACGAGGTCGCGCGCGGCGTCGGTCAGCCGGTACTCCTCGTGGACGTCGGCCGGGTCGCGGCCGCGGCCGGACAGCGTCCCGACAACGTCGGCGATCCGGTCGTAGTTGTCGCGGACGAGCCCGCCGACGATCCCCGGGGTGCCCGCGCGGTCGGCCAGCTCCTGGGCCGCCGACCGGCCGGCGTACACCCGGCGCTCGCGCGGGTCGACGAGCACCATCGCGAACGGGCGCGAGCCGAACTGCGCGTCGAGGAAGGGGCCGACGGGGTCGGCCTCCCACGGCACCGCGACGACGCCCTCCAGCCGGCGGAGCGCGAGCGCGGCGACCGAGCAGTAGGGGCAGTCGCCGTCGAAGATCAGCACCGGCGCGTCCGAGTCGGAACTCATAGACGGAGGTACGTCCCGCGGCGGCTTAAGCGGCCGGCCGGCGGCGGGAAACTGGTGCGAAAAGCGGTGACAACGCGAGCGCGTCTCAGTGCGAGTGGCCGAGCGCGTCCTCCAGCGACTGCCCGAACCGCTCCTCGAACAGCTCCGCGGCCGTCTCGTTCATTTCCGCGATGTCCTCGGGCACGTCGCCCTCGCTGTGGTGGACGATGACG is drawn from Halorubrum sp. CBA1229 and contains these coding sequences:
- a CDS encoding metalloprotease, which translates into the protein MSSTFQGRRIAGLYFSGTELRDLLVAWLALGVAFTFFFVNGTAGFDRLLAAGVVPPLLVGLLTAGVAFLLHEIAHKVVAVHYDQVAEFRADNSMLFLAVMSSLLGFIFAAPGAVHHRGRLTPKEHGHIALAGPVVNLLLTLVFLPALLIGPAVGSPVITLIGSRGIAINVFLAAFNLIPYGPLDGKTVLDWSKAAWAGFFAVSVLLTVGLVFVGGLGFGGPF
- a CDS encoding TraB/GumN family protein gives rise to the protein MTETPGGSDGASAPPTASDSGASGPVPPSETGDEAEGDPVTADGVEDGSVTVVGTAHVSEHSVDRVEEAIERERPDVVAVELDEGRYRQLQGETPDDLDAGDLLRGNTVFQFLAYWMLSYVQTQLGDRFDIEPGADMRAAIDVAEGLGIDVALVDRDIQTTIQRFWARMTITEKLRMVGGLAFGVTDSRIVGVLAGLFAGILAGPAIGLFGGALGITDALLTSVTGGVLAAVAVGIAVDQVGKAALSPDGRLYAAAGLGAGAGIAAAASGVANGLVSTYLGGLAVTAIGSLGLGIALGLTLGVVVATLLGLTGRDDEPDHGGLEELDVEELTDTDVVTMMMEEFRQFSPGGAEALIDERDAFIAHRLVALRDAGKDVVAVVGAGHQAGIEGYLANPETLPPMEGLVGRERGGSRLPWKKAIGYAITVGFVGFFVLLALAGVENAFLFRLFGAWFLINGIFAFGFAKVAGARWISAGVGGAVAWMTSINPMLAPGWFTGYVELRHLTVNVGDIGTLNDLLSDETLSPSDLVSSMLDVPLFKLIVVVAMTNVGSIVASFLFAVYVIPAMFGAEVGGVDEVGRLLVDGAYAGAELVRNTLLGGGGA
- a CDS encoding helix-turn-helix domain-containing protein; protein product: MSRLLPSLPDATPEDREPRVVGVDDEDADDLIAALGSETAREILTCLHDEPATKSELAAEVDTSLQNVQYHLSKLDGADLVDVVDTTYSEKGREMDVYAAADEPLVLFAGGAEESAGIKSALMRLLGGYALIGLAAAAAQRVLSVADPTARVTTTTGGGDAGVATEDAAADGGSTGAAADGGDAAIDGTVEYVVDPIAEYAVSALEPGVVFFLGAALVFTLAWAYWYRTSGA
- a CDS encoding bifunctional nuclease family protein; the protein is MEHEAEVVGVGAGSAPGGDVPAVILSARGEYVPIFVSADQAQSIGLALEGEPFDRPLTHDLLVDILTEFGGAIDRVRVDDLRDGTFYAKVDAERYEDGEPERFVFDARPSDALALAVRVDCPVVVSDEVVDEAGRSPDSVRFDDGPPDES
- a CDS encoding acyl-CoA thioesterase, whose protein sequence is MDETATVAESYTEMTEMLLPNDTNNLGRALGGAVLHWMDICGAIAGMRFSNRQVVTASMDHVDFIAPIEMGEVAVIEGYVFNVGRTSLDVKVDVRAENPRTDEQRRTTTSYFTFVALDDEGSPASVPELICPTPEEEALRDEAIEGRREQLTDIVERYDI
- a CDS encoding GIY-YIG nuclease family protein translates to MSGAGSPDPDEGGTYTLLVEVAAPAGIEVGALGERRFDAGAYAYTGSALGAGGFSRVDRHRRIARGDHDVRHWHVDHLLGHPAARIDRVVRSVGADVECAVADRLPAGPVDGFGASDCDCPSHLAGAEGDSLDAFAARIREAHVAAVGVLGGSDAPDGDVTGEGDAAESGARVDVVAGE
- a CDS encoding DUF393 domain-containing protein, which codes for MSSDSDAPVLIFDGDCPYCSVAALALRRLEGVVAVPWEADPVGPFLDAQFGSRPFAMVLVDPRERRVYAGRSAAQELADRAGTPGIVGGLVRDNYDRIADVVGTLSGRGRDPADVHEEYRLTDAARDLVDDLRPAASDPPEALP